In Panicum virgatum strain AP13 chromosome 4N, P.virgatum_v5, whole genome shotgun sequence, a single window of DNA contains:
- the LOC120670417 gene encoding probable inositol oxygenase — MTITIEQPQLDAVAAERKVPAGGDPAELVLDGGFVVPDANAFGNTFRDYDAESERKKTVEEFYEVNHIRQTHEFVSRMRAEYGRLDRTEMGIWECIELLNEFIDDSDPDLDMPQIEHLLQTAEAIRKDYPHQDWLHLTGLIHDLGKVLLHPSFGELPQWAVVGDTFPVGCAYDECNVHFKYFNENPDYHNPKFNTKLGVYSEGCGLEKVLMSWGHDDYMYLVAKENKTTLPSAGLFIIRYHSFYPLHKHGAYTHLMNDEDKENLKWLHVFNKYDLYSKSNVRIDVEKVKPYYMSLIDKYFPAKLRW, encoded by the exons atgacaatCACCATTGAACAGCCCCAGCTCG ATGCGGTGGCAGCGGAGAGGAaggtccccgccggcggcgaccccgCGGAGCTGGTGCTGGACGGCGGCTTCGTCGTGCCGGACGCCAACGCCTTCGGCAACACCTTCAG GGACTACGACGCGGAGTCGGAGCGGAAGAAGACGGTGGAGGAGTTCTACGAGGTGAACCACATCCGGCAGACGCACGAGTTCGTGTCCCGGATGCGGGCCGAGTACGGGCGGCTCGACAGGACGGAGATGGGCATCTGGGAGTGCATCGAGCTGCTCAACGAGTTCATCGACGACAGCGACCCGGACCTGGACATGCCCCAAATCGAGCACCTCCTCCAGACCGCCGAGGCCATCCGCAAGGACTACCCCCACCAGGACTGGCTCCACCTCACCGGCCTCATCCACG ACCTGGGCAAGGTGCTGCTGCACCCAAGCTTCGGGGAGCTCCCTCAGTGGGCAGTTGTCG GTGACACCTTCCCTGTCGGCTGCGCGTACGACGAGTGCAACGTGCACTTCAAG TACTTCAACGAGAACCCTGACTACCACAACCCCAAGTTCAACACCAAGCTCGGCGTCTACTCCGAGGGCTGCGGCCTCGAAAAAGTGCTCATGTCATGGGGCCATGACGACTACATGTACCTG GTGGCCAAGGAGAACAAGACCACCCTTCCTTCTGCTGGGCTGTTCATCATCAGATACCACTCTTTCTACC CCCTGCACAAGCATGGAGCCTACACGCACCTGATGAACGATGAGGACAAGGAGAACCTCAAGTGGCTGCATGTGTTCAA CAAGTATGACTTGTACAGCAAGAGCAATGTCAGGATAGATGTGGAGAAGGTGAAGCCCTACTACATGTCCCTCATCGACAAG TACTTCCCGGCGAAGCTGAGATGGTGA